The DNA window GATAACTGTTAGTGTGTTAGTAATTTTGCctcttaattttgttttcagGTGATGTAGTGAGAGATAGCATGGGAATGTCATGGGCCAATTTGCCTCCATCACTGAAGCTTCCTCCAGAGGGCGGGTATCCGCAACTTCCGTTTGTTGATTGGGGTTAGGTCCGTTATGCGAAATTTTGTATTTTGATGCTCATTATGCTAATCCTTAGTTGTCAGCTCATTGATTTATCATTGTTGTTTCCTTGattaatttattcttttggTTAGGGATGCATCTTGTTGTTGCTGTAACCAAGCAGGATCAtgatttttacatatttttattttttcttcgcTGGACCTAAAAGAATTGAAGGAAAAAAGCTGAAAGATATGTCGTCCAACccctttaaaataataataaaaattaacagtTACAGAAAACTGATGGAACAAGACAGTAGGCAGCTGGCTATGTACATATTTCATTTATTGCTATTGCCTTGTTTGGATTTGGATATcaataaatataatcatatatAGCCGTCCAAGGAATTGGAGCCATAAGGATTAGCCATTATCCTCCAAGGCATGCCAATGTATCATCCACTTCAATTCTTTGGCTCCTACAACAATACAAATcctaaaggaaaaaaaaaaaagcaaagcAAAGTGGACATAATATTAGTGGGTAGGCAGCAAAAAAGaagctaaaaaaaaaaactaaaccaaCTCATAAACTAGGTCAGTTAATTAATTGAGTTAATGCAAATTGCAAACTATAAAAGAAATTGCTTTCTGTTGACTCGAAAATGGCCGTCTTTTTTTGGTCCTAAATGATGCTAAAAACTATCTTCAGTGGCTTGTCAATTCATCAAATTCCTCTAAATACCAATTTCTAGGAGCGTCCAGAGTCCACCAAACTGAACAAAATTTGAACcgtattaaaatgaaaaatagtcGGGTTGCTTTATTTATTACTATAAATTTTgatttcgtttgattttcaattttgaaaaataaaaaataaaaaatgaactaCATATATATAGTAATAGAATGTTTTTACAATAACAATATATtcttaagaatttttttattatttcaaataaataaaatgtatgATATATTGCAATTTAGCTTATATCTACtttctaaatttaatatttcttaatttttttatctttaaaatttaaaagaaaaaaatattcttGTATTTCGAAGAAATCAAAAATCGAACCaagcaaaattatattttactctttaatttgatttgattattttttcaaaaattgaacGGTTCTGATATTTTTACTACCAAACCAACTGATACACATTCTACCAATTTCTAActactaaaatttaattgacattctattaaaaatttaattaatcaaaatcaaccCGACAATTTTAGTATCAATTGAGTTATATACCCAATTAAATTACAATAGGTCggtattaaaaaataaaaatcttacaATAAAGTTGCATGCTCTTGATAAAACTAGAACTTCCACTAATGAATGAATCATAgtataaaaagtaaattaaatgattaaaattatgCATTATACCCTCATGAAGTTGAAAAATTTCAATGTTTGCTACTTGTTTTAGTGCTTATAGTGGTCACTACACACACAACTCCTCAAGTCTAACATTACAACTTCCCTTGAACGTGGGTACCTTGCTTAATCTTTGCATAAAGTTTCAAAATCCCAATTTGGATTCTTTCAAATGTTTAAGGCGTGAATTCAAAATTTGGCTACACCTATTCATCAAATTGCCCTACTCTATTCCCTAATTTACCTCAATTTGGTTCTATAAATTGAACACAAAATTTCATTCTTCATCCTAAGTTAGCATTCTTTTAGTGTTTTAGCCATGACATTGCCTTTACTTTTATTGTGTTTTACAATCTTATTTACTCCAATGCAGTCCAAAAAATTTCACATTCTCTCTAAAATTTCGTTACCGCCTTTTTCGGCTCCTACCCCTAGTCCAAGTTATTTCACAAATTCTCCTGATCCTGAACCTGAAATTAGAGTTTTTGATGTAATGTCATTTGGTGCTATTGGTGATGGTGTTTCTGATGATACGCAAGCTTTTAAAATGGCTTGGGACACTGCCTGTAGTTCGAGTGAATTATCAAATATTCTCGTTCCTTCTCATTACCATTTCTTGATACAACCTACTATTTTTACTGGACCTTGTAATAGTGACCTTGTGTTTCAGGTACGGAAACTTCTCGAGTCCTACGTATCAATGTTCCATATCCCGAAAATGCATTTTTAACtctgaaactctatatttaCAACTTATTCTTGAAAAATTTACGGTTGCACCTTTTCTCGTTTCATTATTTTCCGTTTTGGCGTTTTTATTTCCGTGCTCTTAGTTGAAGCTTAGTCAATTATCAAACTaccttttttttcataatatagcATATGATTTCATATTTCAAAATGCTTTTTAAACTCGAAAACTCTATATTTACGACATATTTTTGTTTGTTGCAATGAGAAGATTGATGGAACCATAATGCCACCTGATGGTCCTGAATCATGGCCAAGAAATATGAACAAGAGGCAATGGCttgtgttttataaaattagtggAATGTTAATGAAAGGAGGAGGAGTTATTGATGGAAGAGGAGAAAAATGGTGGGATCTTCCATGCAAGCCTCACAAAGTAAGCTATATTCAAGTTTTCTTATGTATTTGgtttaaatacataaaaactcgttgcacggaaacttatcgagtaataaaatgttaatgttTGGTTTCTATTTCTGAAAAGTTTCTTGAACTTAGAAACtttctaaactaatttttttatactaattaacAGGCGATCAATGGAACAACATCTCCTGGTCCTTGTGATAGCCCAGTTGTAAGTATACGATTAAAATTCAACAAAAGTTCATTTCAACCCTTCAACTTGAGATGAAAAATCAAAAGCGACTAAATTCGTGGTTAAAAAAAAACTctgaacttttaaattttggatCAGTTACACCATAATCTGACGTCAGTCTTGATGGTCAAAGGTGATAATTgaaccaattttttttgaagCTGCGAAGTTGGACTCTTCTGATATTTTGTCTTAAGTTAGAGGGTTGTGATgaattaaaattgttaattttcaatcagattttaattattttctggttgcaaattttgttaaattgtggTTTCTAAAATGCAGGCCATGAGGTTTTTCATGAGCTCAAATTTAACAGTACAAGGACTAAAAGTGAAGAACAGTCCACAATTTCATTTCAGGTTTGATAATTGTCAAAACATTCACATAGAAATGCTTAACATTAAAGCACCATCTTCAAGTCCTAATACAGATGGGATTCACATAGAGAACACAAACAATGTCAATATACACAATTCAGTCGTTTCCAATGGTAATTATTTATACCAATTCTTTATCAATTTTCGATTAATTTCCGCATATAAAACGCCATTTATCGATAAATAAATAAGTGTTATTTATTCGTTTAGGAGATGACTGTGTATCAATTGGAGCTGGTTGCCATAATGTTGATATAAGAAACATAACTTGTGGTCCAAGCCATGGAATAAGGTACTTCATTCTAAATGTCCTACAAGtttatataaatgttttggcgGCTCTAGAGGGATCCCTACTCCTTCCAAATTCAACTTGTTCAGTTTAATTATGATAAACCAACATTTTTAAAGCTTAATGTATGCAAATTGCTTCTTTTTTCTGATAAAGAGAATGTTTTGATTTCTGCGGCAGCATTGGCAGTCTCGGGATTCGCAACTCGCGAGCCTGCGTGTCGAACATAACAGTAACTGATTCAGTGATCAAGCATTCTGATAATGGTGTGAGGATAAAAACATGGCAAGGAGGTTACGGTTCAGTAACGAATGTCAAATTCCATAATATTCATATGGACACGGTTCGAAATCCAGTGAATATAGATCAGTACTATTGCATGACAAAGAATTGCAGCAACCAGACAAGTGCAGTTTatatttctgatatttcttACACAAACATCAAAGGAACATATGATGTTAGAAGTCCACCTTTGCACTTGGCTTGTAGTGATTCAGTTCCTTGCTCTAATCTTATATTATCAGAGATAGAGCTGCTTCCTGCTAAAGGGCAATTTCTTGCCGATCCGTTCTGCTGGAACGCATATGGAGCGACTGAGACACTAACTATCCCACCGGTTTCTTGCTTACTTGAAGGCATCTCACCGTTCGCCGATCAGAACACCGTCGATCAGTGTAGAGTAAATTTGAATGTACATTAGTATGTATTATAGCTAGGCATGTATCATCACCATAAGATGTTTCAGTACAAGTTGGTTTCAATCTATAATTTCAAAGTCAAACCTTAAAGTAATAGAAATTGCAGATATCGTAAAAGTTGCTTCTGTGACGGACTATGTAGTACGGaaacaaaaacatcaaaatgaaaatgaaaaggtgaaataacattttttttacagTAAcaggttataaatataaaattttggaattttaGAAACGTTTTCAAAAACCAAAATGAAAGAGCAAAACAAAAACGAAACTCTAAAACATAAAACTCGATAAGTTTTCGTGTACATTTGCTAAGAATGTCTCGCCAAAAGATGTTTCGATACAAGTTGGTTTCAATCTAGAATGTCAGATACAATCCCTAAAGTAACAGAAATTGCAGCTGCTGTAAAGGTTGCTTCTGTGATGAACTAAGTCGTACGAAAACAGAAACGTCAAAACGCAAAATGCAAAACAGAAAACGacgaaataatataaaaatttcggAATTTCATAAGCGTTCGCATAAACTAAAATGATAATAGAAACAAATGGAAAAACTGAAACATAGAACTCGATATGTTTCTGTGCAACTATTAGGGACCATTGAAGGACAACTTACCCTTGACATAAATACTCAAGTCACTTTATGTTAGTTTTCTCTCATAATTAAATACTAACATTAATGGTCTTTACTTCATGAAATGGTTCAACTAAGAGAGAAGATGAAACTGAGTCTAGTGCTAAGGTATGGAGCTTAAACACTCTAAGACCAAGTGGTTTTCATCTTTGAGACCTAAAGGTGCATGACTCTAAAAGATATAAGCACAGAAGGGATAAACCAAGTAGGGTTCAGAGTAGCAAAGAGTAGAGTTATGGCTCAATAATCTTTGGAGGACTAATAAAGTGGGCAAGATTGTTATCAACTAGCTAGCCACCATGGTCCATAAGATATCCtctaaataaatcataaaattactttatttttcaGCAGAAAGAAATCTATTAACTTTGAGATAGTTTCGCTTCAAATAATGAGAAAAAGACCCCAGCATAATGAAAAAGTTAAGGGCTAGGAGGCAGATAAATGTTAATTTGATCTTGTGAGTTCAGTAGCAAAATCCAGTTTAAATCTGAACGATGCGCTCTCGAGCTATGTAGCACTGACACAAATACGGAAAAACAGTACACTTGAACACGGACATGGCgaaacaatgttattttaaggtttactatgttaaaaataaagattCCAGCGCGTTTCCGAAATAAACCGTTGATGGAATGAAATATCCACGCTAACTAATTCTAGAGTAGAGGAGTGTATTCagttcaaaccgaaccaaactaaatctattaatttttttcaaaactgaACAGAACTGTTCGGTTGATATTTTTGATTAGGTTCAGTTTGAATCAAAGGTGAGCTGAAATTGCTTActttcaaaaccgaaccaaactggaAAAACTAATATTTTGTAATATCAAGTCGTACCAGATTGAAGTTATTGGTTCTGTTTGATCTGATTCTGTTATTCAGTTTGGTCCATTTTTTGCACACCCTACTCGCGAGCAAAACTGCTGCAAGATCAGCAGTGATGAAGCAAGGCGGATAGTAAAAAGAAGGTTCTGCAGGATAATATAGCAAACAGATGTCTTATTTACATTATTAACATAAGATTTAAAGAACCTTTTGAGTTTTAATGAGATGCCAAAACCTTTCTTTGAGAAAAGGTTGAGGGAGGTTCAGAAGAACAAATATCCATCACAAGCACATATTTATCTTTTGATTTGCATACACTCATCTATTTATTAAATAGTTTCAATACAGGCAACCAATCACTTTCACCAACATGGCAAACAGTAGAACAAGCTCCAGGAAATAAGGATGTGAATGAGTACCGTTAGATCGCTAATATAAAGAAGCAAGAACCTCCAATAAGGAAGCAGCAAATTGCATTTGGATCTCCTCATTTATAGTCAAGAAAAGAGGGACATGCACGAATAGCGACTTGTTCTCATTTTGTTCCGCAAAGCGTAGGGAATGATAGTAAACGTAGTTGCAAACAAATCGGCCAGCATCATCAGAAGTCATCACCTCGTAGCCTTTACTTAACAGGGCCTTTGTAATTTCCTCAACAGGAAGAGTCGTCTGcatagcaaaaaaaaattaagagacaGCAGCACACGTTATGACATTACTATAATCACGCAAGACAAACAGTTGTCTTGTGAAAATAAAGACAgcatattttactttttaatgcATTTCAAAGGTTTCATATAACAATTGAACAGCTCAGGACGAAGCCATTATTTTCTGATGTTGCTATTTATAGAGTTTATTGATATCTACTAACAGaacttcaatttttaatattcttcAGGAGAAAGTTAAGCTGTTAAAGGCCAAAGTAAAAGCTTGCAGCAAACGGAATATTTGATGAATCACTAAAGGTTTACTCTAAAAGGTGGGGAGAGATGCCACAGAAGAGGAATTAGGCCCtctaatgtaaaaaaaaaaagatattgatTTCACGAGTTACCAGCCTCAACCTAATCCAAATTGCAGTCTGATGGCAGAGAGGTTATCAAGAGCAAGAAATGATCAAAAACAACATTGCACATCAACACTTTAGTCCAAACGATTATAGGACATAAAATAAGAATTGATTCAAACGCACATTACAAACTAACAAATAATCCAATGCACAAAGAAACAAGCAACCGACAACAAAGTTCAAATTAAGCATATTGATGGGTGAGCAGGAAAGTGTAAGCCATGTGAGGACACTTTCAGAACACTTTCTTCTATGCAGAAGCTGGGATACATTTACTAGAGAGAAATTGATACAAAAAGCCGTTCTGGATTGGATTTAATTGCGTAAGCTTTCGAGTTACTTAAAAAGGTACACACACAGCATATCATGccagatttttttattttttttttcccaaATGAAAAGTCTGGGGCACTCATAACcataaaaatagattaattcTGTTTATAAAGAGAATATGATCCACATtccttaaaatttaaaaagttataaaacagtATCAAGAAAGTTACACACCTGACGCGCTCGCGTAATTCCACCATCAGATGGAATAATGGGTACTTTCTGCATAACATGACACAAATTCAATGAATTGGCAGCTTCACTAGAAAGACGGGCAGTGTAAACTAACACCAAACTTAAGAGAGAGAGCTTACCTGTGGTTTCCATCCCATTTCATCAGGACACCTAAACGTAGCTTCATTAACGGCTTGGTGTTCAATAGCAAATCTTGTTGCCCCACTATTAACACCAAAATGTAGCTGAAAAACAAAATCATGGAACATGAAACTTAGCTAATAATCATCATGGAACAAGTATCAAACTAAGAAATAACATAAATGGGAGCAACAAACCCAAATAACTCTTCCGGGGTTTGAAGATTCCGAATCCTTCGAGTTTGTTGCAATTTGCAATGTCTGAAGAAGGGGTAAAATAGCTCCTTGTCCTGCAGTTTCAAGAATGCTACAACTTCCCAATATCACACCTTTTGGCATGCCTTTTCTCTTCATATACTCTTCGAGATTACTGACAATTGTCTCGGTTGGATTCTCCGAAACTCCATGGAATTTTTTAAATCCAGTCACATGAATTGTTACAGATTGAGGCCCTTCAGACCCCATTAGCACTCCACTACTTTAAACTCAAATTATGTTATTGCATGAACTCAGAAACTAATATCCTCAAGAACCTGCatgaaaacataaaattgaaattctTCAGTTGCATAATTACAATCTAGTCAACTATTTAATCTTTTCAGACTAATTAAACCCTGAGATTCTAACAGGTTGGATCAACAATACCCTGATGACCAAACTTAGAAAAGTTCATTCCTTTATCAAACAAATTTCAATAATTATGAGAAAAATTGCAGGATAATGAAATTTCAAGACTAAAACTTCAAACCAAGCTGAAAAATTTAGAATCTATGAATGAAACCCATTTAAAATATCACAAATTTAGAATCAATGAATTAAACAataacaaaatccaaaattcaCTAATCCACCTCAATCCAGAATTGAagtcaaataatcaaattaaaatttggttgATCATATACCCAATAATTGAATCAGACTTAAATCAAAGAATTTAATGTCAAAATTCAATAAAGGAAAAAACTTGATACAAAATTCTGACCTGAAGGATTAAGAAGAGGAAAGGAGATGACTCAACAACCAGTGTTATGTAAAGAAAGTGGAATTTAGAACAGTTTTTAATAACTGGTAAGTATTCCAATCAGATTAGTGAGATGGGTAGTATTTTAAGAAGACTGTGGATTTGTTTGTGGAGGAGTcactttcaaataaaatttaattactaaaataaatccaattgcaATCAATCAGTATCCATGGTTTCTACATTAAcattattgttattttcactGTTGTATTTTCTAAtgtgacaaaaaaaaagtatttttctaATGGCGTGTGTAACTTGTAAGTgtaatatctataatttttatttacacAAGAGTTTATTTTGCCATCTAAATTTGACACAAAAGATCCATTAACACTGAGTATAtgatttttttctattaaaaaacacCATAAGTTTGACATTTTGACTCGAGCATTATTTACAAATGAAGTCGCAGGGCTGTAAAATAACTGGAAATTTGAAGTTGAAAGGGTAAAACGAGTCATAATATCAAgtttattatgtatttttttcgaAGCAATGGGTTTAGCCTCTAATTCATCTTTTGTATCAAATTCGGATAGTATTATGAAACTT is part of the Mercurialis annua linkage group LG3, ddMerAnnu1.2, whole genome shotgun sequence genome and encodes:
- the LOC126673149 gene encoding polygalacturonase At1g48100-like; the protein is MTLPLLLLCFTILFTPMQSKKFHILSKISLPPFSAPTPSPSYFTNSPDPEPEIRVFDVMSFGAIGDGVSDDTQAFKMAWDTACSSSELSNILVPSHYHFLIQPTIFTGPCNSDLVFQIDGTIMPPDGPESWPRNMNKRQWLVFYKISGMLMKGGGVIDGRGEKWWDLPCKPHKAINGTTSPGPCDSPVAMRFFMSSNLTVQGLKVKNSPQFHFRFDNCQNIHIEMLNIKAPSSSPNTDGIHIENTNNVNIHNSVVSNGDDCVSIGAGCHNVDIRNITCGPSHGISIGSLGIRNSRACVSNITVTDSVIKHSDNGVRIKTWQGGYGSVTNVKFHNIHMDTVRNPVNIDQYYCMTKNCSNQTSAVYISDISYTNIKGTYDVRSPPLHLACSDSVPCSNLILSEIELLPAKGQFLADPFCWNAYGATETLTIPPVSCLLEGISPFADQNTVDQCRVNLNVH
- the LOC126673155 gene encoding uncharacterized protein LOC126673155 — its product is MGSEGPQSVTIHVTGFKKFHGVSENPTETIVSNLEEYMKRKGMPKGVILGSCSILETAGQGAILPLLQTLQIATNSKDSESSNPGRVIWLHFGVNSGATRFAIEHQAVNEATFRCPDEMGWKPQKVPIIPSDGGITRARQTTLPVEEITKALLSKGYEVMTSDDAGRFVCNYVYYHSLRFAEQNENKSLFVHVPLFLTINEEIQMQFAASLLEVLASLY